A window of Cucurbita pepo subsp. pepo cultivar mu-cu-16 chromosome LG06, ASM280686v2, whole genome shotgun sequence contains these coding sequences:
- the LOC111797285 gene encoding probable sucrose-phosphate synthase 1, producing the protein MAGNDWVNSYLEAILDVGPGLDDAKASLLLRERGHFSPTRYFVEEVITGFDETDLYRSWIRAASTRSPQERNTRLENMCWRIWNLARKKKQLEGEEAYRLAKRRLEHERGRREVTALMSEDLSEGEKGDVPSDVSMHNDSIGEKVPRVGSVDTMESWASQHKDKKLYIVLISLHGLIRGENMELGRDSDTGGQVKYVVELARALGTMPGVYRVDLLTRQVSAPDVDWSYGEPTEMLNSRKYDNSEDERGESSGAYIIRVPFGPRDKYIPKELLWPHIPEFVDGVLSHIIQMSKVLGEQIGGGQLVWPVAIHGHYADAGDSAALISGALNVPLLFTGHSLGRDKLEQLLKQGRQTREEINETYKIMRRIEAEELCLDASEIIITSTRQEIEEQWRLYDGFDPVIERKLRARIKRGVSCYGRFMPRMVVIPPGMEFHHVILPDADMDGEVEKNGDGRASSDPPILAEIMRFFSNPRKPMILALARPDPKKNITTLVKAFGECRPLREFANLTLILGNRDNIDEMSGTNAAVLLSIIKLIDKYDLYGQVAYPKHHKQYDVPNIYRLAAKTKGVFINPAFIEPFGLTLIEAAAHGLPTVATKNGGPVDILRVLDNGLLVDPHDQKSISDALLKLVSDKQLWARCKQNGLKNIHLFSWSEHCKTYLSRIVSCKPRQPQWQGHADRFENLRSDSPGDSLRDIQDISLNLKFSFDCEKNEGSTTLENVLDPEENAGDAKTKSENVILALSKALLGSIQKVGSTDKVDQNLVTSKFPAVRKKAIFVVAVDSDSFSDSLEVTLSVVEAVGKDKNAGYIGFILSTSLSIHEVYSQMTLGGFSPSNFDAFICNSGSELYYPSSNSNDDPSGLPFVTDVDYHSHIDYRWGGEGLRKTLVRWAASINEKQEEGQIVLEDESGSTSHCFAFEVRDPSRLPPVKELRKLMRIQALRCHALYCQNGRKLNVIPVLASRSQALRYLYLRWGMDLTKVVVLVGECGDTDYEGLIGGVHKTVILKGIGCNASKLHSRSYPMEHVVSFSSPNVVQAEGCKIVDIGTALGKLGVLEA; encoded by the exons ATGGCGGGAAATGATTGGGTGAACAGTTACTTGGAGGCGATACTTGATGTTGGGCCTGGACTTGATGATGCTAAGGCCTCGCTTCTGCTGAGGGAGAGAGGACACTTCAGTCCTACTCGTTACTTCGTTGAGGAGGTCATCACTGGCTTCGATGAAACCGATCTCTATCGCTCTTGGATTCGA GCTGCGTCTACGAGGAGCCCGCAGGAGAGGAACACGAGGTTGGAGAACATGTGTTGGAGGATTTGGAATTTGGCGCGAAAGAAGAAGCAG cttgaaggagaagaagcaTATCGTCTTGCTAAACGTCGTCTTGAACATGAAAGAGGACGAAGAGAGGTTACTGCTTTGATGTCAGAAGATTTATCAGAAGGAGAGAAAGGAGATGTGCCCAGTGATGTCTCAATGCACAATGATAGCATCGGAGAAAAAGTACCTAGAGTTGGTTCTGTTGACACAATGGAAAGCTGGGCTAGTCAACACAAGGATAAGAAActatatattgttttaataaG CCTTCATGGCTTGATCCGTGGTGAAAACATGGAACTTGGACGTGATTCTGATACTGGTGGCCAG GTGAAATACGTTGTAGAACTTGCTAGAGCCTTGGGGACAATGCCAGGAGTATATAGGGTTGATTTGCTGACTAGACAAGTTTCAGCTCCTGATGTGGATTGGAGTTATGGTGAGCCAACAGAGATGCTTAATTCAAGGAAATATGATAATTCCGAAGATGAGCGTGGGGAGAGTAGTGGGGCTTATATTATCCGGGTCCCATTTGGGCCAAGGGACAAGTATATTCCAAAAGAACTTCTTTGGCCTCATATTCCAGAATTTGTTGATGGTGTTCTTAGCCATATCATCCAGATGTCCAAAGTTCTTGGTGAGCAAATTGGAGGTGGGCAATTAGTTTGGCCTGTGGCTATACATGGACATTATGCAGATGCAGGTGACTCCGCAGCTCTTATATCTGGAGCTTTAAACGTTCCGTTGCTATTTACTGGTCACTCACTTGGGCGGGATAAGCTAGAACAACTTCTAAAACAAGGGCGTCAAACGAGggaagaaataaatgaaacttaCAAAATAATGCGGAGGATAGAGGCAGAGGAGCTGTGTCTTGATGCTTCCGAAATCATTATAACTAGCACCAGGCAGGAGATTGAAGAGCAATGGCGTCTGTATGATGGTTTTGATCCAGTAATAGAGCGGAAGCTGCGAGCAAGAATAAAAAGAGGAGTCAGCTGTTATGGCAGGTTTATGCCTCGTATGGTT GTAATTCCTCCTGGAATGGAGTTTCATCATGTTATTCTACCAGATGCTGATATGGATGGAGAAGTTGAGAAAAATGGTGATGGTCGTGCTTCTTCAGACCCACCAATTTTGGCTGAG ATTATGCGTTTCTTTTCTAATCCACGGAAGCCAATGATACTTGCACTTGCAAGGCCAGACCCAAAGAAGAATATCACTACTCTAGTCAAAGCATTTGGAGAATGCCGTCCACTGAGGGAGTTTGCAAACCTG ACATTAATACTGGGAAACCGTGACAATATTGACGAAATGTCTGGCACAAATGCTGCAGTTCTTCTatcaattattaaactaattgACAAATATGACTTGTACGGTCAAGTGGCGTACCCTAAACATCACAAGCAGTATGACGTTCCCAACATTTATCGACTAGCAGCAAAAACCAAG GGTGTTTTTATCAATCCCGCATTCATTGAGCCATTTGGACTTACTTTGATTGAG GCAGCAGCTCATGGCTTGCCGACCGTTGCTACGAAAAATGGCGGTCCTGTTGATATTCTTCGG GTTCTTGATAATGGTCTGCTGGTTGACCCTCATGATCAGAAGTCCATTTCGGACGCTCTTTTAAAGCTTGTTTCGGATAAGCAACTCTGGGCAAGGTGCAAACAAAATggtctaaaaaatattcaccTTTTCTCCTGGTCAGAGCATTGCAAAACATATCTATCTCGAATAGTCAGCTGCAAACCAAGGCAGCCACAATGGCAAGGACATGCTGACAGATTTGAAAACTTGAGGTCAGATTCACCTGGGGATTCTTTGCGAGATATACAGGATATTTCTCTCAACTTGAAGTTTTCGTTTGATTGCGAGAAGAATGAAGGGAGTACGACATTGGAAAATGTTCTAGATCCTGAGGAGAATGCTGGTGATGCAAAAACAAAGTCAGAAAATGTTATTCTTGCGTTGTCAAAGGCTCTTTTAGGTAGCATTCAAAAGGTTGGCTCAACTGATAAAGTGGACCAGAATCTTGTAACTAGTAAATTTCCTGCAGTAAGAAAAAAAGCCATCTTTGTGGTTGCTGTGGATTCCGATTCATTCTCTGATTCACTTGAAGTCACGTTGTCAGTTGTAGAAGCAGTAGGGAAGGACAAGAATGCAGGGTATATTGGTTTCATATTATCGACATCGTTGAGCATACATGAGGTATACTCTCAAATGACTTTGGGAGGTTTCAGCCCTTCAAACTTCGATGCTTTCATATGTAACAGCGGAAGTGAGCTCTATTATCCATCTTCAAACTCCAATGACGatccttctgggcttcccttTGTGACTGATGTGGATTATCATTCACATATTGATTACCGCTGGGGTGGAGAAGGTCTGAGAAAAACATTGGTTCGTTGGGCTGCTTCCATCAATGAAAAGCAAGAGGAAGGCCAAATTGTTTTGGAAGATGAGTCAGGATCAACTTCACAttgttttgcatttgaagTGAGAGATCCGTCAAGG CTTCCTCCAGTCAAAGAGCTACGGAAATTGATGAGAATCCAGGCTCTTCGATGTCATGCTTTATATTGTCAAAACGGAAGGAAGCTGAATGTCATCCCTGTGTTGGCTTCAAGGTCCCAAGCTCTGAG GTATCTCTACCTCCGATGGGGAATGGACTTGACGAAAGTGGTGGTGCTTGTGGGAGAATGTGGGGACACAGATTATGAGGGATTGATTGGTGGAGTTCACAAAACGGTGATATTAAAGGGGATCGGTTGCAATGCTAGCAAGCTTCACAGCAGAAGCTATCCTATGGAACATGTTGTGTCTTTCAGCAGCCCAAATGTCGTCCAAGCAGAAGGGTGCAAGATTGTTGACATAGGAACTGCATTGGGAAAGCTTGGCGTTCTTGAGGCTTAG